A section of the Carya illinoinensis cultivar Pawnee chromosome 12, C.illinoinensisPawnee_v1, whole genome shotgun sequence genome encodes:
- the LOC122289640 gene encoding uncharacterized protein At5g50100, chloroplastic isoform X3 produces the protein MALRGAVAAACNVGGRQRNTSLLSIPHYLGFKFNRLPSHPLHRFTAFPMHQPALRCPIRAVSEATANPVTPKKEVGEEPPPNWKIKMLYDGDCPLCMREVNMLRERNERYGTIKFVDISSDDYSPEENQGLDYKTVMGRIHAILSDGTVVTDVDAFRRLYEQVGLGWVYAITKYEPIATVADAIYGVWAKYRLQITG, from the exons ATGGCATTGAGAGGAGCTGTTGCTGCGGCATGCAACGTTGGGGGAAGACAGAGGAACACATCTCTCCTATCGATTCCTCACTATCTCGGATTCAAATTTAATCGACTTCCCTCACATCCTCTCCATAGATTCACAGCCTTTCCTATGCACCAACCCG CGCTTAGATGCCCAATTCGTGCTGTAAGTGAGGCAACTGCCAATCCGGTAACACCCAAGAAGGAAGTTGGAGAAGAACCACCTCCGAATTGGAAGATCAAAATGCTGTACGATGGGGACTGCCCGCTTTGTATGCGTGAG GTTAACATGCTCAGAGAGAGGAATGAGCGCTATGGTACAATCAAATTTGTTGATATAAGCTCGGATGATTACTCCCCAGAGGAAAATCAAGGCCTAGACTACAAAACT GTTATGGGAAGGATTCACGCAATCCTATCTGATGGAACTGTAGTCACTGATGTTGAT GCATTTAGAAGGTTATATGAACAAGTGGGTCTTGGATGGGTTTATGCCATTACCAAATATGAACCT ATTGCAACAGTAGCTGATGCCATATACGGTGTTTGGGCTAAATATCGTCTTCAAATCACAG GGTGA
- the LOC122289639 gene encoding UDP-glycosyltransferase 74B1-like: MNNQRGHVIVLTYPAQGHINPLLQFGKRLASKGLKVTLATTHYTVKSIHSATVGVEPISDGFDEAGFKQAPSLEAYIDSFNSVGSKTLAELISKFNDSASPVNCIVYDSLLPWALQVARQFGIYGAVFLTNSASVCSMYWHIHHGNLTLPVKLETEQLLLPGLPPLGISNLPAFIEQPTRASAYLTLILEKFGLLEENDWVFCNSFEELESELVKAMKGLWPLVMIGPMVPSAYLDQQINGDRTYGASLWELSSDQCLRWLETQLPKSVVYVSFGSMADITSQQAEEIAGGLIASNVHFLLVAKDSRDKFPSGFLNSVQGRGLIVPWCNQLEVLAHPAVGCFVTHCGWNSTLEALSIGVPMVALPQWSDQPTNAMFVEELWWVGVKAKKNKEGIVSRDELEMCIMEVMVGTKSEEIKENASKWRKLAIRAVSSGGSSDKNINEFVGKLMKEKGVGKKA, from the exons atgaacaaCCAGAGAGGCCATGTCATTGTGCTCACATATCCTGCCCAAGGCCACATAAATCCTCTCCTCCAGTTTGGAAAACGTTTGGCCAGCAAAGGACTCAAGGTAACTCTGGCCACTACTCATTATACCGTCAAGTCTATTCATTCAGCCACAGTAGGCGTGGAGCCCATCTcagatggctttgatgaagctGGATTTAAGCAAGCTCCAAGTCTAGAAGCCTACATAGATTCTTTCAATTCAGTAGGATCGAAAACTCTAGCAGAGCTGATATCAAAGTTCAATGATTCAGCCTCACCAGTAAACTGTATTGTGTATGACTCTTTGCTACCATGGGCTCTTCAAGTGGCTAGGCAATTTGGCATCTATGGTGCTGTGTTCTTAACAAACTCGGCTTCCGTTTGCTCCATGTACTGGCATATCCATCATGGTAACCTGACTTTGCCTGTGAAGCTAGAAACTGAGCAGCTGTTGTTGCCTGGCCTTCCTCCCCTTGGCATTTCTAACTTGCCAGCTTTTATTGAGCAGCCCACACGTGCCTCTGCTTACTTGACATTGATCCTGGAGAAATTTGGCCTTTTGGAAGAGAATGATTGGGTGTTCTGTAACAGTTTTGAAGAGCTGGAAAGTGAG CTAGTAAAGGCTATGAAGGGACTCTGGCCCTTGGTGATGATTGGTCCAATGGTGCCATCAGCCTACCTAGACCAGCAGATCAATGGAGACAGAACTTATGGAGCCAGTCTTTGGGAGCTTAGCAGTGACCAGTGCCTGAGATGGCTTGAGACACAACTGCCAAAGTCAGTGGTATACGTATCATTTGGAAGCATGGCAGACATCACATCTCAACAGGCTGAAGAAATTGCAGGGGGTTTAATAGCAAGCAATGTGCATTTCTTACTGGTTGCAAAAGATTCCAGGGACAAGTTTCCGAGCGGCTTTCTTAATTCAGTACAAGGAAGAGGATTGATTGTGCCGTGGTGCAACCAACTAGAGGTTCTAGCACACCCGGCTGTTGGTTGCTTTGTGACACATTGTGGGTGGAACTCAACATTGGAGGCCTTGAGCATAGGGGTGCCAATGGTAGCACTTCCACAGTGGAGTGACCAGCCTACTAATGCCATGTTTGTGGAGGAGTTGTGGTGGGTGGGAGTAAAGgccaagaaaaacaaagagggGATCGTGTCGCGGGATGAGCTAGAGATGTGTATAATGGAAGTTATGGTAGGAACAAAAAGTGAAGAGATAAAGGAGAATGCAAGTAAATGGAGAAAGCTTGCAATAAGAGCTGTTAGTTCAGGTGGAAGCTCGGATAAGAACATCAATGAATTTGTAGGTAAATTGATGAAAGAGAAAGGAGTGGGGAAGAAAGCTTGA
- the LOC122289640 gene encoding uncharacterized protein At5g50100, chloroplastic isoform X2: MALRGAVAAACNVGGRQRNTSLLSIPHYLGFKFNRLPSHPLHRFTAFPMHQPALRCPIRAVSEATANPVTPKKEVGEEPPPNWKIKMLYDGDCPLCMREVNMLRERNERYGTIKFVDISSDDYSPEENQGLDYKTVMGRIHAILSDGTVVTDVDIATVADAIYGVWAKYRLQITGRPSLEEVLEARKKNKGEVCNDKNTCKIRA, encoded by the exons ATGGCATTGAGAGGAGCTGTTGCTGCGGCATGCAACGTTGGGGGAAGACAGAGGAACACATCTCTCCTATCGATTCCTCACTATCTCGGATTCAAATTTAATCGACTTCCCTCACATCCTCTCCATAGATTCACAGCCTTTCCTATGCACCAACCCG CGCTTAGATGCCCAATTCGTGCTGTAAGTGAGGCAACTGCCAATCCGGTAACACCCAAGAAGGAAGTTGGAGAAGAACCACCTCCGAATTGGAAGATCAAAATGCTGTACGATGGGGACTGCCCGCTTTGTATGCGTGAG GTTAACATGCTCAGAGAGAGGAATGAGCGCTATGGTACAATCAAATTTGTTGATATAAGCTCGGATGATTACTCCCCAGAGGAAAATCAAGGCCTAGACTACAAAACT GTTATGGGAAGGATTCACGCAATCCTATCTGATGGAACTGTAGTCACTGATGTTGAT ATTGCAACAGTAGCTGATGCCATATACGGTGTTTGGGCTAAATATCGTCTTCAAATCACAG GGCGGCCATCTTTAGAAGAGGTTTTGGAGGCTCGAAAGAAGAACAAG GGTGAAGTATGTAATGACAAGAATACTTGTAAGATACGAGCTTGA
- the LOC122290334 gene encoding succinate dehydrogenase subunit 7B, mitochondrial-like — protein MAFLLNKMGIASNFRAHSQKTEDSFSLTRRAYHMEPGPREKALLADDPALKRFKSHKKSVWRLKRVGDVLTIVVVAGCCYEIYVKAVMREEARKQATAAGGSE, from the exons ATGGCTTTCTTGCTCAATAAAATGGGCATCGCTTCCAATTTCCGTGCTCATTCCCAG AAAACAGAGGATTCGTTCTCTCTGACCCGCCGCGCATACCACATGGAACCTGGGCCTCGCGAGAAAGCC CTCTTGGCTGACGACCCAGCTTTGAAGCGATTCAAATCACATAAAAAGAGTGTGTGGCGACTCAAAAGAGTTGGTGATGTTCTCACTATTGTTGTTGTTGCAG GTTGCTGCTACGAAATATATGTTAAGGCAGTAATGCGAGAAGAAGCTCGCAAACAAGCGACGGCTGCAGGCGGTAGTGAATAA
- the LOC122289814 gene encoding LIM domain-containing protein WLIM1-like, with protein sequence MATFAGTTQKCKACDKTVYLVDQLTADNKVYHKACFRCHHCKGTLKLSNYSSFEGVLYCKPHFDQLFKMTGSLDKSFEGTPKTVRADRSTNQVQTNSKVSSLFGGTKEKCVACSKTVYPIEKVAVDGVSYHKACFRCTHGGCVISPSNYVAHEHRLYCKHHHNQLFKEKGNFSQLGRHEEVAGEGEKFSQTDKHEEVKVVADNVVAE encoded by the exons ATGGCAACATTTGCAGGTACTACCCAGAAGTGCAAGGCCTGTGACAAGACCGTGTACTTGGTCGATCAGCTTACTGCTGATAACAAGGTCTACCACAAGGCCTGCTTCAGATGCCACCACTGCAAGGGTACCCTCAAG CTTAGTAATTATTCCTCCTTTGAGGGTGTATTATATTGCAAACCTCACTTTGATCAACTGTTTAAGATGACTGGCAGCTTGGATAAAAGTTTTGAAG GCACTCCAAAAACTGTTAGAGCTGACAGATCTACCAATCAG GTTCAGACCAACAGCAAAGTTTCAAGTTTGTTTGGCGGAACTAAAGAAAAGTGTGTTGCTTGCAGTAAAACTGTTTACCCAATTGAAAAG GTGGCAGTTGATGGTGTATCATACCATAAGGCTTGTTTTAGGTGCACTCATGGAGGCTGTGTGATCAGCCCATCAAACTATGTGGCCCATGAGCATCGTCTCTATTGTAAGCACCACCACAATCAACTATTCAAGGAGAAGGGAAACTTCAGCCAACTTGGTAGGCACGAAGAAGTTGCAGGGGAAGGTGAGAAATTCAGCCAAACTGACAAGCATGAAGAAGTTAAGGTGGTAGCTGACAATGTGGTGGCAGAATAA
- the LOC122289640 gene encoding uncharacterized protein At5g50100, chloroplastic isoform X1 — MALRGAVAAACNVGGRQRNTSLLSIPHYLGFKFNRLPSHPLHRFTAFPMHQPALRCPIRAVSEATANPVTPKKEVGEEPPPNWKIKMLYDGDCPLCMREVNMLRERNERYGTIKFVDISSDDYSPEENQGLDYKTVMGRIHAILSDGTVVTDVDAFRRLYEQVGLGWVYAITKYEPIATVADAIYGVWAKYRLQITGRPSLEEVLEARKKNKGEVCNDKNTCKIRA; from the exons ATGGCATTGAGAGGAGCTGTTGCTGCGGCATGCAACGTTGGGGGAAGACAGAGGAACACATCTCTCCTATCGATTCCTCACTATCTCGGATTCAAATTTAATCGACTTCCCTCACATCCTCTCCATAGATTCACAGCCTTTCCTATGCACCAACCCG CGCTTAGATGCCCAATTCGTGCTGTAAGTGAGGCAACTGCCAATCCGGTAACACCCAAGAAGGAAGTTGGAGAAGAACCACCTCCGAATTGGAAGATCAAAATGCTGTACGATGGGGACTGCCCGCTTTGTATGCGTGAG GTTAACATGCTCAGAGAGAGGAATGAGCGCTATGGTACAATCAAATTTGTTGATATAAGCTCGGATGATTACTCCCCAGAGGAAAATCAAGGCCTAGACTACAAAACT GTTATGGGAAGGATTCACGCAATCCTATCTGATGGAACTGTAGTCACTGATGTTGAT GCATTTAGAAGGTTATATGAACAAGTGGGTCTTGGATGGGTTTATGCCATTACCAAATATGAACCT ATTGCAACAGTAGCTGATGCCATATACGGTGTTTGGGCTAAATATCGTCTTCAAATCACAG GGCGGCCATCTTTAGAAGAGGTTTTGGAGGCTCGAAAGAAGAACAAG GGTGAAGTATGTAATGACAAGAATACTTGTAAGATACGAGCTTGA